The following nucleotide sequence is from Chelmon rostratus isolate fCheRos1 chromosome 11, fCheRos1.pri, whole genome shotgun sequence.
AAAGCGGGCGGGGAGCCGTGCGGAGATAGGATGGCCAAATATCGGCATATAGAGGGAGACTGAGAGGAGGGACTGAAGAGACGAAGACGGTGCATTCCTGGTTGGAGCTGAGGGGGGGGAACGTAGTTGCCCCGGGGCAAGAGAAAGATTCTTGttgagagatacagagagagagaggaaggtggGAAAGGATGCATCTGTTCTTCCAAGACAagtgggaggtggaggggctGCAGACTGTGGGGATCCTCCTGGTGGTCTGCAGCTCCCTCAAACTGATGCACTTTCTGGGGCTTATCGACCTTTCCACGGCAGGTAAGACAAATGGtaagagagcaagagagaggcgCCGAGTGAGAAGTCGAAATGATGAATATGGTGAGGGGACATTAGGAGGAGAACACTCagctggagggggggggggggggctgggggggTGTTGAGGGGTGTCTccatatgtgtttgtgtgtgtttctgaagtgTTCATTAGGGTTAAACATCAGAAAGTAGTTGGCCTAATTTCTTCACTGTAAATAGCTGTCATGTTTGTCACATCTATTTatggtcctgtgtgtgtgtgtgtgtgtgtgtgtgtgtgtgtgtgtgtgtgtgtgtgtgtgtgtgtgtgcgtgcttatATGTGTGTATGGTTTTGTCTGAGACTGAAATGCTGAAGTAATCATATCTTTCTAAACTTAAATATCCGTGTATAATGTTAAAACTTTGCTGTATTCATGACACAAAGGAGATTCAAAActtccaaacaaaaacatttgaatgaaGAATTCAATTCCGAAATCCAAGTCCACATCTTAACGTGGGCCCATCCGTCCTGAGAAAGAGACATATCTGAAATTCACCATTCTACACTTCCTACATCTAAAGGCTTCATTGTCTTTGCTTAAAGGGGCACCCCACCGATTTTGCGCACCAACATCAGTTTGCTCGTCATTAAGAGTTGTACAGTATCATGTCTTCTGTGAATGGAGAGCTTTCCAAAGTCTGAAAAGACTAAAtaaccctggtgatgtcatcagggttatctaAGCGTAGACAGCAAGAAAAAGGGGGGTACTACATGCAACTGGAATCAAACTGGATGGAATTCGCCTTATCCAAAGGCCACCAGGACACCTTGAGGCCACACATTTTTAATAGAAAGCCTGCATGAAAAAGCAGGAGTTTGGAAGATGCATCTCTAACAAAATGATGCATCATGGAAAATTTAATGCTTTTGGATCTTGAGCCATACTAGGGTCTAAAAGTCAGGAAATCTCTTGATTTTGAGCATTCTCTTCATTTTTGCCTCCCCCAACTTTATGGGAGCACAATACTAAATAGCTGCAGTAAAGAGTGAAGTGGGAGAAGATGAATGAGGTAAAGGTCGCAGGCCTCATTTGAAACCAACTGAACCAGCAGGATGTCTGGAAGATCTAATTTTATGCTAATATTTGTGAAATATCTGTAATCATGGCTGCGTTCAGTGATCTGCACCACCAACCTGCATCTTCATCAGCGGTATACTGCATCACCCTGGCTCTGAACTGTAATGTGTTTGCTGCCTTCACTTTCAGGTGAGGTATTACATGGTTTCTTTGCGCCCTGAGAAAATCCTCAGATGTCATGGCTCTATAAAACACGAAGCTCCTCCTGAACTCACTGGATATTGCCAAAAACTGTGTTGCCATCAAGCTAAAAATAGAgcagtttttcttgtttcctgAAGAGTTCTGATGGTCTGTAAAGTGTCCCCAGGGGGAAAACTATTGAACTCTAATTGCACATTCACTACAGGGTTCGCTGGGTAAGAGTGTCATAATGCTGCACAACAGCTGAAGAACACAGaaagttgcatttttttctccctgccTGATGAGAAATAGACATCCAGTCTTTAGTTTTTCGCCTACGTGGACCAGAATGAAAGAATTTCTGGTCTCATTGTCAGTGCCActcaaaaaacaattttaacttCAAAGGCTTGAGAACAAATTGATCGCATGTTACTTCAATAGCGTAGTGAGCGCGGTAACCTACTTGTTTTCAACAAAGGACTGTTTTCAACCACAGCATTCTGTTAATATTAGATACAACTTCCATATTTAGTACTGtatagatggagagagagagagagatgtagatagatagatacttcaTAATATATATACATGGTGAAAGCCTGGGTCCAACAGTAATAATGTGGGGTACTGTTACATGCTTTTAAGACATGTTTTCTCAAACATAGGGGACCTCAAGGAGGCGTACCTGTGTGTATGGGTGTATTAAAATCAGGTTAATCCCCCTGAGATCAAAAAACTCTATTCCAAGACAGACTTCGACAAGACAGCTGGAGCATATTTACTCAAAGACATCACAACAAGCAAGAAATTTCATCACTAGcgaagaacaaaaaaaaacccagagaAAGAAACAtaggagatggagagagaggaaggaaaaggcTCCTCAGTCCTAAAACAAGCATATCTAAGCACTGACAGTTTCCAGTGGGTTCGGCTGTCGTGGTTCTCACAGGTATTTCAGCCTCCACgcagagcagaggaagcagcaatcgtgattttccttctcttttcacCTGTCGCCACCCAGGCCCTCGGAGCAATCAGTAGAAATTTAGTCTGCTCACacgcagagaaagaaagatgcaTCTGTAGCACAATAACACTCAGAGGTGTGGGCTTTAAAAATGATACATCCTCAAAATCTCTAGTGCTATGCAACAGATTTTCAAACTACATGCATCCCTTAGACAGACTGGTGGTTATTCAAGTACTATGGGtcagtacagttttgaggtattTTGTGTAATTGTCAGCCATTGGGTACACATGGAAAAAGATAATGCACTTACACGCACAGACCCTGTGGCAGAAGGCTGGGCCTGTGCTAGGCGGCTGGATGTATTAATCTGGTATCCACTGGACAATGTGCTCTTACTGTTCTGGCTGCAAATGACGCCAGAGCCACGGGTCGGTGAGGGGCAGAGTCCCCGAGGCTGCGTGGAGCAGGGAGACAACAGGGTGACACATCACAGAGGTTAGACAGTCAGCGGAGGTACAGCGGCTCTATTGGTTTTCACCCCATCATGGCCTTCATCCCTCAGACCGCTGGCGTCCTGTTAAAAGGGGTGCGGGGACTGCTACCATGGAAACTAAGAGGCAAGAGTAAGTACGTGGGTTcgtgtgtgcgcctgtgtttTACGTCCTCTATCTGATTGTCATTATCACTCTGTGAAACACAGAGTCGGCAATAGGCACCATGAAGTGTCTTTGCTTTGAGATGAGCAGGCACTGTGGTGCTAGACGTGATGGGCTCCGGTTGGAGTGGTTTTGTGGTATTTGTCTGGCAAATTATATCCTACTATGAAGCGTAATTAAGTCCCTGTTTAAGCCGTTTGTGAATTAAAACTGTTAATGTTTGACTTGTGTTTGGAATTAAAACTCTGCTGGTTTTTCTAACAGTTTGCTGAAGTGGCGTTGTGAAACGAGAGCCAGTCTGATTGGAGAGACTGTGAGTTTCTAGGAATCAcgctgtgttgttgtgtggcAATATCTGCTGTTAAAGCAGCACTCGTGGTCTCCCATTGCTAAGCCAGGTCAGCAGGCAATTACTGATTTGACTAAACGGCATGTATGTTGTTGCATCTGTCCGTTGCATGGAGTGTGTTTTTTGGTTTCAcaggcatgtgtgcatgtgtgaaaacaaaattacaTCTGCAgacttgcgtgtgtgtgtgtgtgtgcgccagtCTAACCTTTGTGCTATGGTTGGTGATTGCAGGTAATCCTTCCACCTGCCAAAGCAAAAAAACCATAAAGCAGCGATTCCTCAAGCTGCTGCCGTGCTGCAAGCCCTCAGCTGCCCCCTCAATCAGTCAAAGCAAGTGCTCCTTCACTCTCTATACATCTCTACTTCCTTCCATGTGTCCAGCCCCTGTAGTGAATGGAGAAGACTCATTCAGACACTTGTGTGGACACAGCCATGTGAACACAGCCACTGAAACAATCAGTATACACATAAacctgcatacatacatacatacctgAAAACTCTGAAACACTATTATTGCTGCTCGTGGGTCAGgcctgtttttgtgattttaagtGTGTTATGTCCTCATGAGCAAtggaacgtgtgtgtgtgtgtgtgtgtgtgtgtgtgtgtgtgtgtgtgctttaacaGAGATACCAGGCTGATCTAGATTAAAGTGAAATCAGGTCTATTCGGTTCTCGAGGTCTAAGAACTTACATGACACATGCTATGAGTTGCCTGTTATTTGTGGCGAAACAGATGGAGTAAGGCCGGTATGAGGAATATCTGTCTGTGAAAGTGGCTcacacctttttaaaaagtctctTCTTTACCAGTTTCACTCATGTTAACCGACCTCTGTCACTTCCTCAGTGTACGTAGGGCTCTCCCCAGCCTCTTTACTGTACTGCCGTCATTTTATAGGTGCTTTCCTGACCATGTATTCCTTTGTGATATGAAGTACTGAAGCTTATGCCAGATCAAAGATGTGTGGAATTTTCTTGACATAGTAACTTCATGATAATATATAGAAGATTGCCTTCTCTCATGTTTTGATTCAGTGCATTACTAAAATAATGATTGATATGgttgtaaataaagttttgtggTGTAAGACTGTGTGATGAGCTCAATATCAGTTTGGTGACTTCCTTGAAATATGTTGGCCTGGTCACGGCCACCCTGGAGGTTGGTGTGGGTGTCGTGACGATGAACGCTCGCTCACGCtggtctctccctctcacagaCAGCGTGGAAGATGACTTTGAGCTATCCACTGTGTGTCATCGCCCTGAAAGCATGGACAAGCTGCAGGAGCAGACGAAGTTTACCAAGAAGGAGCTGCAAGTCCTCTACAGGGGCTTCAAAAATGTAGGTCTGGCTGAAGAAGAGAACGAGAGGCGGGGGGGGGGAGTCAACAAATAAGCCTAAAAAAAGTCTGCTTCTTGTTAAATCATTATGGGAGTTAAGAGCAGTATCACTCTGAGAGCTGAAGTTACCGCATAGATCTTCATATATTCTGTGCTAGATGAGAACTAATGAGTTTTCTCAATTCACATCATCCCAGGAGTGTCCAAGTGGTGTGGTGAATGAGGAGAACTTTAAGAACATTTACTCCCAGTTCTTTCCACAGGGAGGTAAGTTGTCAACTCCCACCACTAAACCTGAAGAGCTCCAGCTGTGGCCATAATACTCTCATTTACACCACTCTTTCTATCCGCTTTCACTTCATACATTTCAGGTTAGAGTGTAAATAACCTAATTTATTTGATTCTGCAGAGTTTTGTTCATCATCACAaggaaaaaaatcttaattaacTCATTATAAATGCACTGTGCTGAACTATAGTCCGTGCACTGCAAAGAGTCCGGGCGATTTTTCATTTGGTGATATTTAGGTTGATGAACTGTTAACCACTCGCCTCCAGTTGTATTTGAAATGATTCTTATATCTTGGCTATATTTAGCTCACTGCTAATCCTAGCTGTCCAGACGTTGCTTCATGTTTCATGGGTTCGTGGGGTAACTGTGAGCCTCCACCTTTGCAGATTCGAGTATGTAcgcacatttcctgtttgaagCCTTCGACACGAACAAGAATGGCTCAGTTAGTTTCGAGGTGAGCTTTATTCTTGTATCGGCCTCTTTTTGGAGATAAGAGCAAACATGTGCTCCAGGGAAACCTGCCACCACAGCTGTATCCTCATAAGTAGTTTTCCCTCTACATACCTGCCCACTGCCATTATTTGCTCCAATGAAGATTTTTCTTGATTTAAGTAATGCCAACACGATAAACTGTTCCCCTTCCATCTCAGGACTTTGTATTTGGCCTGTCTATCATCCTGAGAGGGACCATTAATGACCGGTTAAACTGGGCGTTCAACCTCTATGACCTGAACAAGGACGGCTGCATCACCAAagaggtaacacacacacacgcgtcaCACTGTAATTAGGTTGTTCTGAGTTACTGAAATGGCTTCAGGGCTCATGGCCTTTGTTCTTCTCGCTTCTGGTGTCATGTTGTCCAACAATTTCTTCATCCTCCGTAGCGTTTTCTCCCTTTTGTCCTCCACTTTCCAGGAGATGTTAGACATCATGAAGTCCATCTATGACATGATGGGGAAGTACACGTACCCCACTATGCAGGACGATGCTCCAAGAGAACATGTGGAGAGCTTCTTCCAGGTCAAACTCAACAGTTTTCACTTTCTATTATTCCTGATGCTGTTCTGTAAAAGAAGATAATGGACAAAATTTCAGTGAGAAAAATCtttggctgctttttttttttttttttttacagaaaatggATCGGAATAAAGACGGGGTGGTCACCATAGAGGAGTTTATCGAGTCATGCAAAAAGGTGGGGCAGAAAAAAGGATTTTCAAGTCCTAACAGAATAGTTTTTGGGAATTAGCGCATTTGCAGTCCTGatgagagttggatgagaagattgaccAATTAACCAATTTGACAGTCGGGGGAAACAGCAAGCCCACGAGATGAGATAACATATCTGCTtaagaggtgctggtaggcagattttctaactgtgcacaaagccaggatagctgtttccccctcttcatgctaagctaagctatttgcctcctggctctagcttcatactTGCCAGTCTGACATGtaagtggtatcagtcttctcatctaactctcagcgaGAAAGCGAAATACTGCAAAGTGTCAAACTTTACTCCTCACTTTCTGCTGAGAGTGAATCGCTACGGTAACAAACCTCTTGTCTCTGTCCAGGATGAGAACATCATGCAGTCCATGCAGCTGTTTGACAACGTCATCTAAGAACCTGGACCAGAGAGCACGCTGGCACCAgagaggggagtgtgtgtgcaagaggaATCAGGattggaaagagagaaagtgtgtgtgtgtgtgtgtgtgtgtgtgtgtgtgtgtaagagagagagagtctgtgtgtgtgtgagagagagagagagagagagagagtatgtgtctgtgtgtgtgtgtgtgtctgtgtgtgtgtgtgtttcttctgaCTTGCAGGCTTGtacttgtgtgtctgttgagAGCAGTGAGTCCTGAGGGCACCGACTAGCCCTCTCCCTTGTTCTGGACCCCCGGTGACATTTCTCCAAGCGACATTGGAGTTGCTCCCTTCTTCATCATGCAGAACTTTAGTTTTACCCCAGAGACACAGAGAACTGAGGCAAGCAACGAGCTCACAGGCACTGGCGCACTCATGACCCCCCACttgtttcatttgaacttttatttattactattactgAAGGAGGAACTATGTCGGCCTGCAGTGGCTGAACTCAGAGGGAGGAAATTTCCCCCAATCCTTGTTCCAAGATCACATTTCCCCTTTTCCCTGTGATGGCTGAGATTTGAATTTGTGAATCTgatcctgtctctctgtgcatgtgGGCAACACCTCCCTGGAGCAGCTAGGCTGCTCACGCCCCAGccataaaaatagaaatgagtCTACCGTCATCTAGCGGACAAGAAGGAGAACGACACTTCCTTTAGGAAACTGACGAATTGGAGGTCGAAGCGATCCTGTTGTTCGGAGGTTCAAACCTGTTGTTTTCCATGAGGAACTGATTTCAATATCGCATGATGATGTCACTAATATCCAATTATGTATTTACAGAGATACTCCAAagtctgcttgtctgtctgctgttcctAGTCATTCACAGGTGCCTCAccctttgtgtatgtgtgtgtgcatgtgtaacagAAAGAGATGTCATCCATCTTACCTATGTAAGACTCGAATGGGACAACACCCACCTTCATTCAAGGGGTTCTGGTAGAATAATTCCCGGCCTTCCAAACTATTACAGTCCTTGCTCTAGGTGTCTACTGACTGTTGTACATTTTCTAGCGTTCCCAGTGGTGTGATCCTAGACAGTACGACGTGGGGATTGCGCTACAGTTGACGAGCTGTTTTAACCATCCCAGCTTCCCTCAACACAGGACCGGCATACCACAGTCGTACTAGTCTATTAGTATACGTCCACAGGGATTTTATTAGATTGCAGAACGTATTTGTGAACTTTTTGTAATCGGAAATGTCATGTGGTTGTAGCAGGTTCTAccacttcaaaaaaaaaaaaaatctcaaaaccCATTGTTGCATTAAATTAGGCTCATTCAATTTCAAAGAGGcatagtatgtgtgtgtgtactgttgtTGAGAGACACATGGTTTAAtaatatagttttttttaatgccccCATCTACCCCATTCCgtattctccctctctctgtaacACCAAAGAGAAGATAAAAATTAAAGAGGTATATACAGCCACTCTAAGTTAAGACATAAAGCCCACCTGTGggtgaagagagagggagatgccGTGTGGTAAGAGAGGCAAGGGACAATCAGATGTCAAAGGATGTAGTTTGGTACATTACATGTGGTTTACCTGCAGTCCAAACAGAAGTGTGGCTTTGGGTTGTAAACCTACATGTTAGGCTCTGATGAATCAATTATTTTAGACAATTTGCAACCCCTTATTAATTTGTTGTTGTCAAAGTTGAACCACATTTCAATCCAAGATGGTGTAAGATGAGGCACGCAGACTAACTAAATAGGCTGTAGTGTCCTGTAAATGCAGAGGGACTCACATGAAATAGCAATAATGTTCTCTACCACAAATCAGCACCTTTCCACCCATCCAACCTCTTTCCTCTCAGAGCACAGTGTAAGGGTGCATTAAGACCCTGAAGAAAATATGCACTTCCCACCctgcaatttgttttttttctcttcagcatttttatttcGATGGAAAAATTGGTTTGGCTCTGATTGTTCCTTGCCGACAGTCTTTAACTTCCATTCCTGACCACAAGTAAAACCTGTCTATACCCGCATGTACTGTGTCTAGAACAATGAAAACCTACTAACCCGTTGTACTGACTGTCTAGTTAGCGAGCCTCAACTGGTTGCATTATGTATTcaaaatgtgtatattttgtacagagacaataaaaatcaCAGTTACTATGCAAAATGGACTGGAGTTTGAATTTAAAAGACTGTACataattgtttttattaaaataagACTTGCATTTCTAATGATACAGtaacaaagcaaaaatcaaGATTCCACGTATTTAACTTACATCCATCACAGTCATCAAGAAATAGTTCTTAATTTAAATATACAGAGTTATACATATAATCCCAACAGCCACATCTGATTCAACTAACTGGTAGTGTGTGACCAGATGCAAGGTAATGTGTGAGCAAACACATAAGCAAAATTCATTGAAAACATCctgtaaaaactgaagaaatgGTAATTCAATCTACTTAAGATATACCTACACAATTCTGACTGGCTGCAACCCAAATATGTGCCCTTCAGTGGAAATCCTGTTGCTGTAACATTAAAGAtggacagaaactgaaaatttgcttaatttcactttttgcatgtctgtgtttaattccttgcaaaacaaacaaaacacctcACACCAAGTTGTCATCTTCTGACGGCAAAATGCATCCACAAACGGTTCACAGCCCTGATGcattcttttaattttaatcaacGACACTAAAATGACATCCTTGCTTTAATTACAGTGTGGTCAGAATAATTCAGTATCATCACACGAGGATTGCTTTGTAGTGCCACAGGACAGATGTTTCAGTGTATGCATAAAATCCCGGTGTTCAATGAAAAACGTTTCCCGTTTGGTTTTTAACGCcttgatttttttcacttttgccGCGTTCACAATGGCACTGCTGACTCTTAGAGGCTTGAGGTGTGGCTAGGTGGGGATTGGATTTGTCCATGACTGAGCAGGCATTTACTTGGGCATCTTGCGGAGCTCCGCCAGAACCCAAATGGCCAGCGAGAGAAGCGCCACAGAGCCTGACTGGTGAGTTGCTGCCAGTGGAGTGGGGACATACAGTAACAGCGTGCTGATACCGAGGGCGACCTGAGgagcagcaacacaaagagcTAGTTACACTAGAGCTATCGACAGAGTTTAAATTCATGTTTCTGGCCTAACTGACAGCTTACCTGCCCATAGGCCATTGCTGTTAGGAGGCTAATGGCGATCTTAGCCCTCCTGGGCAGCACCATCCTCCTCGAGAACAGATACAGGCCTGTAATTGCGGTCAAAGAAGAGACTgcctagaaaaaaaaagaattcagaATATCATTAACAACCTACTGTCTCTCAATTTACTGAATGGGACAGAAGAGAATAAGGTTAAAataatgtttcatttaaattaaaatgttgcaatGTTACCCAGAAGGTTATTTCTGTTTGGAAATAATAACATACCAAAATCCTGTGATCGAACTGCACAGTTGTGGGATTTTCAAAGAAGTTTTTGAGGGTAGGAGAGAATGCCAGCAGATCATCAGGGATCCATCGCTCTCCCATCTTAGGGAATGAGTTATACACCAGCCCAGCATCCAAACCAGCAACAAAAGCACCTGCGTAAAAGCATATGTAAAGATACATTTGTATCTATCCTAACAATCTGCAGCATCCTGCAAAATTTCACACATTAACTCCAAATGTCCCAGAACTCCACAGTAAACAACAATATGAAAGCTAGCTAAAGGTCTATTTACATCCCCATAGATGTTTGAAACTAAAAGCACTCATATCACTCTATAGAACGCATTcacatatttatgtttgtgacatttcattCGCACAAGATTACACAATACCTGAGAGAGCAGTAAGGAAGACGAGCCCACCAGTACCCTTGGCAAACCTCCTAAGCTGCAGGAGACGTGTGCTTTCTGCCAGCTGTGAAAGACCAAGGTTAAAGCTGTATTACTTTAGATGTAGACAGGAACTTTAATGAGCATTTGGTCTGTAGGCAAGAAACACAGTACCTTgtgtgcaggcagcagcagagtaaGCCCTGTCCAGAGACTGGCACAGTAGAGCAACAAGGCAGAGCCGAGGTGAGCGCTCAGACGATACTGGCTGACTCGCGGGATGTCGTAAGACTCAGGCTTCTCCTCCAGACCGCTTTTCACCATGTACCACCCCAGGAGGCCCTGAGAGGACACGCACAATGATACAGTCATCCACGTCTTTTTGATAACAATTTGACATCCATGCAACTTACCAATGCtaatcatgaaaaataaaacaatacgTCCTACTTGCTCCTGAAGAATACATAATTGGCTCAACTATATTGTAAATGAGGTCTTTACCTCAATGTCTTACCTGAAAGAAGACAAATCCACAAAGCCCAAGCACTTTTCCCTTCATGGAGCGATTGAAGTATCCTTTCCTCCAGAAGTATATGGTGGGGAGGATGTACGCAAGTCCAACCAGCCTACCCCACATACGATGACCCCATTCCATGTAGAAGATAAACTTGAACTCTGGCAGCGTCATGTCATGGTTCATTCTGGAGAAACATAATGACAACAGATAATTAATCTTTAAATACAAGACCCCATACCTTTGTTGAATACATAACACTGCGGCATATTCAATTACATATTTGTGAAAGCTGTGTTTGTCACAGgtgaaaacattgaaaaatataaaaaaatttaaaatagCTGCTGTCTGTAAGACAGATCAATCACATCAATCAATTTCAAAAAGATTCCAAATCACAATTTTATGTTTTGACTGATTATGCTGGGGTGCCTCTAAAACTGTGTAACTGTGTTTTGACAAGGCCGACAGGAAAGGTGGGGCCttacattttgaattcaggAAACTGCTGGTACTTGGAAAATTCAGCCTCCCACTCTGCTTGCGACTGAGGTGGCTTCATCTCTCTCACCAGATGCCAGTCAACCATGGAAAGCCCAGATTCTGTTAGCCTGATTGAAACAaatgcacatatacagtaagtACCTATCAACACCACATCAATACAAGTAGAACTATTATACTATACACAGACGTATCACTTTTACCTTGTGACACCACCCAAGACAACAGCCCCAACCACCAGCCCACTGCAGCCGAGTAACCAGCGACCTAGTATGCGATTTGTGGCTGCGTTGGGGACGGCTGCCGCTGCCTGGGTGGAGGAGGTCGCCGCCTCTGCAGTGATGGTGCTCTGGCCTCTCTTCACAAGCCATTGTCGTGTCTGTGGACTCCGCTGAAGTTGTAAATAAAAGGAGAGGGGGGACTTGAAATGACACTGGACACTACTAAATCTAAATCCCTAAAAAAACTGTCACATTTACCTTGctaacaaaatgtattttaactaCACCAGAGAAATATTAATTCAACAGCATGCAGTGAGGTTTTAAACAAAAGTGTGCCTTAAACTTTGTGACAACAGTTTGGTGAAGACACATAAACAATCCCAGGTCCATGAACCAATGTAGTATATACACACTCCATGAGATCAGAAGACGAACAATCACACATGTGTATAATATTCGGGTGTCCACATAAATTCGGCATTGTTACACATGATTAAACCTACATGATACTTCCTTATTCTCCTGCTAGCATGTCACTTTTGATTTGACATCATCTTAATGTCTAGTTAGACCTTCGGGACTATTGTTACGAAAAAACTGAAATACGGGTACATTCGGGGTTTTATGTATTGCATTAAATGAGCTGCCCCAGATTCGGTTTATTTTCCAGATTAAGTTAATTTGACTGTAAACGCAGCATCGGGATTGTGAGAGGTCGGTGAGGTTAATGTTGCTGAGGAAATTACTGCTACTGAGTacaaccagcagcaggtgatgtGAAATGCCCTTACTTAACTAAATACGCAATGAAAACAGCAccaatgtaaaacaaaaaaggagTTAACTGATGGGTTCGCTTCTCGACAATGTCTGACATATCGTGTCGCCGTTATTTTAGCGTCTGACCTTTTTCATGctttagctagttagctaatgttagcagctaACTATGTACTCACGCTGCTGTGTTGAAATGCCTTGCCAGCATTTCTGCAACCGCAAAAAAGCGTTGTTCGTACTGAGCTGAAGAGTAACATATTTGTTTCCGCTAGCGCTGAGACAGTCCTGCAATGCTGTTTTAAAAGATGTATCTTAGGTAAGTTTGATGCGGCTGTTACACAACCATGTTTCCTAACTAACAGTTCAACTTTGACCTCCTGACGTCACGACAACTTCGcgaacaaattaaaaaaatatctggTTATGCAGGAAGCACGATACTCGACACAAAACataagaaataacaaaaaatataacattttgtgttttttaatcattttttattgtaaagAGACGGGGCGTCCCGTTggtctgtgcatgttttgtttcataGCGTATCCCGCATGGGCGGTCACCTACTTCCCTTTGGCTCAAGAGGATTGCGTAACCAGCATAGCACCGTCCCCCCGCAAACCGCGTGTTAGAAATTCAACTAACCGGAAAACAGCTCCAACTGTAGTCAGTGAGTCACCTAAACAACTACACGTACTGACTGCATATCGCTTCTGATAAGGTCCCATGAATCGATAGTGAGTGGATTTGACAGGTAGTTGTTAGCTGAATCATTGTGGAC
It contains:
- the LOC121613631 gene encoding Kv channel-interacting protein 2-like isoform X4; translation: MLSLDGLEMIAVLVVMGLFIKVLEQFGMFEPVGGEDSVEDDFELSTVCHRPESMDKLQEQTKFTKKELQVLYRGFKNECPSGVVNEENFKNIYSQFFPQGDSSMYAHFLFEAFDTNKNGSVSFEDFVFGLSIILRGTINDRLNWAFNLYDLNKDGCITKEEMLDIMKSIYDMMGKYTYPTMQDDAPREHVESFFQKMDRNKDGVVTIEEFIESCKKDENIMQSMQLFDNVI
- the LOC121613966 gene encoding cytochrome c oxidase assembly protein COX15 homolog — translated: MLLFSSVRTTLFCGCRNAGKAFQHSSRSPQTRQWLVKRGQSTITAEAATSSTQAAAAVPNAATNRILGRWLLGCSGLVVGAVVLGGVTRLTESGLSMVDWHLVREMKPPQSQAEWEAEFSKYQQFPEFKIMNHDMTLPEFKFIFYMEWGHRMWGRLVGLAYILPTIYFWRKGYFNRSMKGKVLGLCGFVFFQGLLGWYMVKSGLEEKPESYDIPRVSQYRLSAHLGSALLLYCASLWTGLTLLLPAHKLAESTRLLQLRRFAKGTGGLVFLTALSGAFVAGLDAGLVYNSFPKMGERWIPDDLLAFSPTLKNFFENPTTVQFDHRILAVSSLTAITGLYLFSRRMVLPRRAKIAISLLTAMAYGQVALGISTLLLYVPTPLAATHQSGSVALLSLAIWVLAELRKMPK
- the LOC121613631 gene encoding Kv channel-interacting protein 2-like isoform X5, giving the protein MKAKNRDQSLSDSRELDGSYDQLTDSVEDDFELSTVCHRPESMDKLQEQTKFTKKELQVLYRGFKNVGLFSQFTSSQECPSGVVNEENFKNIYSQFFPQGDSSMYAHFLFEAFDTNKNGSVSFEDFVFGLSIILRGTINDRLNWAFNLYDLNKDGCITKEEMLDIMKSIYDMMGKYTYPTMQDDAPREHVESFFQKMDRNKDGVVTIEEFIESCKKDENIMQSMQLFDNVI
- the LOC121613631 gene encoding Kv channel-interacting protein 2-like isoform X3, with the protein product MKAKNRDQSLSDSRELDGSYDQLTGEPPGPVKKTIKQRFLKLLPCCKPSAAPSISQNSVEDDFELSTVCHRPESMDKLQEQTKFTKKELQVLYRGFKNECPSGVVNEENFKNIYSQFFPQGDSSMYAHFLFEAFDTNKNGSVSFEDFVFGLSIILRGTINDRLNWAFNLYDLNKDGCITKEEMLDIMKSIYDMMGKYTYPTMQDDAPREHVESFFQKMDRNKDGVVTIEEFIESCKKDENIMQSMQLFDNVI
- the LOC121613631 gene encoding Kv channel-interacting protein 2-like isoform X1, coding for MKAKNRDQSLSDSRELDGSYDQLTGNPSTCQSKKTIKQRFLKLLPCCKPSAAPSISQNSVEDDFELSTVCHRPESMDKLQEQTKFTKKELQVLYRGFKNECPSGVVNEENFKNIYSQFFPQGDSSMYAHFLFEAFDTNKNGSVSFEDFVFGLSIILRGTINDRLNWAFNLYDLNKDGCITKEEMLDIMKSIYDMMGKYTYPTMQDDAPREHVESFFQKMDRNKDGVVTIEEFIESCKKDENIMQSMQLFDNVI
- the LOC121613631 gene encoding Kv channel-interacting protein 2-like isoform X6, producing MKAKNRDQSLSDSRELDGSYDQLTDSVEDDFELSTVCHRPESMDKLQEQTKFTKKELQVLYRGFKNECPSGVVNEENFKNIYSQFFPQGDSSMYAHFLFEAFDTNKNGSVSFEDFVFGLSIILRGTINDRLNWAFNLYDLNKDGCITKEEMLDIMKSIYDMMGKYTYPTMQDDAPREHVESFFQKMDRNKDGVVTIEEFIESCKKDENIMQSMQLFDNVI
- the LOC121613631 gene encoding Kv channel-interacting protein 2-like isoform X2; the protein is MKAKNRDQSLSDSRELDGSYDQLTGNPSTCQSKKTIKQRFLKLLPCCKPSAAPSISQSNVEDDFELSTVCHRPESMDKLQEQTKFTKKELQVLYRGFKNECPSGVVNEENFKNIYSQFFPQGDSSMYAHFLFEAFDTNKNGSVSFEDFVFGLSIILRGTINDRLNWAFNLYDLNKDGCITKEEMLDIMKSIYDMMGKYTYPTMQDDAPREHVESFFQKMDRNKDGVVTIEEFIESCKKDENIMQSMQLFDNVI